The window AAACCGCGGCGGCGAAACGGTCGCCCGCGAAACGTGCGGCGACCGGCGAACATGCGGCGAAGAAAGCCACCGCGCGCCGCAAGCACGCGGCATGACGCCGCGCGCAGCGAGGTAATGCAATGCCCGGCAAGCTCGATCCATATCGCCGCAAACGCCACTTCGGCGCGACGCCGGAACCGGAAGGCGCGCACGGGCGTCGGCGGGCGAAGGCGGATGCGAAACCGTCCGCGCGCACGCGCGCCGGCCATCCGCTGCGCTTCGTGATCCAGGAGCATCACGCGCGGCGATTGCACTACGACTTCAGGCTCGAACTCGACGGCACGCTGAAGTCGTGGGCCGTGCCGAAGGGGCCGAGCTTCGATCCATCGGTGAAGCGTCTGGCCGTGCACGTCGAGGACCATCCGCTCGAATATGCATCGTTCGAAGGCGAGATTCCGGCCGGGCATTACGGCGCGGGGTCGGTCGTCGTATGGGACGAAGGCACGTGGACGCCCGACGGCGGACTCGCACAGGCGCGCGACGGCTATCGCGCGGGCAAGCTGACGTTCCGGCTCGACGGCGAGAAGCTGCACGGCGGTTGGGCGCTCGTGCGCAGCGGTCGCCAGCAGGGGCGGCAGGAGCAGTGGCTGCTGATCAAGGAGCGCGACGACGACGCGCGCGCCGCGGACGAATTCGACGTCGTCGGCGAGCGGCCGGGGAGTGTGCATGATGGCGCGGCGCCGCGCGGCCGCGGCGACAAGGCAAAAAAACGCGATGCGCGTGGCGCGCGGCATGACGACGGCGACCGCGGCCGCGACCGCGACGATCGTGACGGCCCGCCTGCAGATCCGTCCGCGATCGAAGGTGCGGTGCGCGCGCCGTTGCCCGAGCGCGTCGCGCCGCAACTCGCGACGCTGGTCGACGCTCCACCGGCTCACGGCGACTGGCGCTACGAACTGAAGTTCGACGGCTACCGGATCCTCGCGCGCATTTCCGGCAAGGGCACGCGCCGGCACGTGAAGCTGACGACGCGTGAAGGTCGCGACTGGACGGCGAAGCTGCGCGCGCAACGCGATGCGCTCGCGGCGCTCGCCGTCGACGGCGCATGGCTCGACGGCGAGGCCGTCGTGCTCGGCGCGAACGGTCTTCCCGATTTCCAGGCGCTGCAGAACGCCCTCGGTGCGGGACGCTCGGACACGGTCACGCTCTTCGTATTCGATCTGCCCTATCTTGACGGCCACGATTTGCGTGACGCACCGCTCACCGCACGCCGCGCGCTGCTCGAACCGCTGCTGGCCGACAGCGACCCGGCGCGACTGCGCTTCTCGCCCGATCTTGGCGACGATGTCGCGTCGCTGATCGCGAGCGCATGCGACACCGGCCTGGAAGGGCTGATCGGCAAGCGCGCGGACTCGCGCTATCGGGCGGGACGATCGCCCGCCTGGATCAAGCTCAAATGCCGGCGCCGGCAGGAGTTCGTGATCGGCGGCTACACGGAGCCATCGGGCAGCCGTCATGGCTTCGGCGCGCTGCTGCTGGGCGTGCACGAACCGGCGGCGGCCGGCAAGCGAAGGCGCGGGCCGACACCGCTGCGCTACGTCGGCAGGGTCGGCACGGGCTTCGACACACGCATGCTCGACCGGCTTGCGCCGATCCTGCGCAAGCACGAGCGCGACACGACGCCGTTCGATCCGCCGCCGCGCGAACGCTCGCGCACGCGTGTGCACTGGATCGAGCCGACGCTCGTCGCCGAATGCGAATTCGCGGAGTGGACCGGCGACGGCATCGTGCGGCAGGCCGCGTTCATCGCGTTGCGCGAAGACAAGCCGGCCGAGCAGATCGTTCGCGAAGTGCCGAAACATACGGAAACGGAGGTGGCGATGGATCGACGTCAGGCCGCGCACGACAAACCTCGCGCCGAGCACGCGTCGCACGCCGCTCACGACGCGAATGGTCGCGAGCACCACGCGCGTTCGCGGGTATCCACGCGCACGGCGGGCAACGACGATACCGGCCCGGATCGGCTCGGCCGCGTGCGTATCACTCATCCGGAGCGCGTGCTCGATCCGGGCAGCGGCACGCGCAAGATTGATCTCGCGCGTTACTGGCAATGGGTTGCGCCGTGGCTGCTGCCGGACCTGAAGGGCCGGCCCGTGTCGCTCGTGCGCGCGCCCGGCGACATTGCGGGCGAGCTGTTCTTCCAGAAGCATGCCGAACGCCGCGAGATCCCGTTCGTCACGCAGCACGCCGGGCTCGATCCGGGGCACGGTCCGCTGCTGTCGCTCGACAGTGTCGACGCGCTGCTCGGCGCCGCGCAGATGGGCACGATCGAGCTGCATACGTGGAACGCGCATGCGTCGAACATCGAGCGGCCGGACCGGATCGTGTTCGACCTCGACCCCGATCCGGCGCTGCCGTGGAGCGCGATGATCGAGGCCGCGCAACTCGTGCGCGGGCTGCTCGACGAACTGGGGCTTGCATCGTTCTGCAAGACGAGCGGCGGCAAGGGGCTGCATGTGGTCGTGCCGATCACGCGGCACCTCGGATGGGACGACGTGAAGGAGTTCTCCCGCGCCGTCGCGCAGCACGTCGCGGCAGCGTTGCCCGATCGTTTCACCGCGACGATGGGGCCGCGTCATCGTCGCGGCAAGATCTTCATCGACTATTTGCGCAACGGTCGCGGCGCGAGCACGATCGCCGCGTATTCGGCGCGTGCGCGGCCCGGGATGGGCGTGTCGGTGCCGCTGCGCTGGGACGAGGTGAGCGGCACGACGGGCGGCGCGCAATGGACGATCGATACGCTGCACGAACGGCTCGACCGGCTCGAACGCGATCCGTGGGAAGGCTACGACGACACGCGGCAGCGCATCACCGCGCAGATGCGCGCGCGACTCGACGCGTCGTGACGTCGCCCGCGCGGTCAACGCCGGTGCTGCTGCAGTCGGTAATACCAGTCCATCAGCGGCGTCGCGGATACGCCGTGCGCGATCACGGACGCCGACACGACGGCCAGCACCGGCGCCGCGAGCGGGCGCACCGCGCTGGACGGCCCGTGTTCGAGCGCGAACAGCAGGTAATAGAACGAGCCGATCCCGCGTATCCCGAACCACGCCATCAGCCGCCGCTGTGCGTGGGTGGCGCGCGAGCCGGTCAGCGTCAGGAGCACCGCGAGCGGCCGTACGGCCACGAACAGCACGACGGCGAGCCCGATTGCGCCCCACGTCATGAGCGGCGCCGACAGCGTCGCGAGCACGCTGCCGATCATCGTCATGATGAGCGCCTCGGCGATCCGTTCGAGCTCGATCGTGAAGTCCAGCACCGATTCGGTCATGAACGCGTGCACCTTCTCCGGATGCTGCTCGGTCGCGGCCACGTCTTCCGAATCGATTCGGCCGATCACTTCGCGCGGCCGCCGGTCGCCGCTCGCGCGATGCTCGACGCGGCGCATCGCGACGCCTGCGGCGAACGTCGCGATGAAACCGAACGTATTCGCGAGCTGCGCGGCGCCGAACGACAGCACGATCAGGGCGAGCGCGAAGAAGCCTTCGAACCCGAGCGCCTGCGCATGGCGGGCGCGCAGCCAGCCGATCGCCTTGATGGCGGCCGCGCCGAGCGCGCCGCCGATCGCGGCCGCGCCCGCGATGCCCCACAACGCGGTCAATGCGAATGCGCCCGTCAGCGCCGGCCGCGCGTGCGGCGTGTCGGACGCGCCGCACAGCGCGAGGCCCGCGAGCGCGAACGGCAGCGCGATGCCGTCATTCAGCCCGCCCTCGCCGGATAGTGCGAAGCGCACCAGGTCGCGGTCGCCGGGATCGTGCACCTGCACGTCGTGCGCGAGCACCGGGTCGGTCGGCGCGAGGATCGCCGCGAGCAGCAGCGCGGGGCCCCATCCCAGCCCGAGCGTCAACACCGCGCAGCCGGCGAGCAGCGGTACGGTGACGATCATCGCGAGCAGGCCGAGCCGGCAGGGCACGAGCCACAACTTGTCGGACAGCGGCACGCGCAGCCGCAACCCGATCGCGAACAGCGACACCAGCAGCGCGACCTCGACGATCTCGCGCAACAGCGGCGCGTCGCGTTCGATGTCGAGATGCAGGAGCCCGGCGCCGGACGGGCCGAGCGCGACGCCGAGCGCGAGATAGATCATCGCGCTGCTGCATGGCAGGTGACGCAGCGCCGACGTCGCGACGCCCATGCCCATCAGCACCGCGCCGATGATCAGATACCACAGCGTTTCATGCATGCAGGCGGAGCGGATCGATACGGAGCGGGCCGGGGGGGCGTCACGGCTTGCGGCCGAACGCCTCGCGCAGTTTCCGCTTCGCGCGTTCGAGTGTCGCGCGGCGCGTTTTCGGCAGGTTGCGGCCGGCGCGATTCAGATAGAAGTTGAGCATCGACATCGCCGACTGGAACGGCGGCGCCTTGCGGCGGCGGCTGCGTTCGGCCGAGCGCTTGAGCGACGCCGCGATCTCGCCCGGATCGTCGGACTTGAAGGTCTCGGGTTCGATGTCCAGCGCGTCGCTCTTTCGCATGACATCGGCGGACCAGCGCTTTCGATGATGCGGATCGTTGCTGCGCGCGCGGCCGGGGCGGCGCGTCACGCGTTTGCCGTGCGCACGGGAGGCGGAAGCGGAAGCTGAAGGCATGACAGGGCTCCGTACGGGGTCGATGGTCCTGCGCAGCAAGCCGCGTGCCGCGCATCGCCGACGGCACATGCCTTGCTGAACCATGGACGCAGGAAATTCCACGACAGCCGTTCCATTGAGGGAGAACGTTCCATGAAGCCAGTATTCGAATCGAAATCTGCCGCGCACCGGATCCTTGCGTGTGCCGCCGTCGCACTCGTCGCGGCCGCACCGGCCGCGTGGGCACAGAATTCGCAACGCTCCGACGAGGGCACCGGCGCGCCGATCCTGTCGCCGCCGGATACGTCCGCACAGGGCACCGGCGGCAGCATGTCGAATGGCAATACGGCGGCGCCGCCGCCCGCGACCCGGATGCAGGAACCGCGCGCCACCCGTTCACACGGGCGGCCGCATGTACGCACCAAGCCGGGCGGCCCGAGCGGCGCCGGCACCGGCGGCAGCGGCAGCACGGGCGGCGCCAACGGTGGCGGCAGCGCGGGGGGCAGCGCCGGCATGGGCGGCGTGGGCGCAGGCGAGGGCGGCACCGGCGCGGGCGCCGGTAGCGGCCGTTCGTCGGGTGCGACAGGCTCGGGCGGCGGCGGCGCGGGCGGTACGGGCAGCGCGGGTTCCAGCGGCTATTGACGATCACGGTGTCGCGCCGGCGCGACCGGCGCGGCGCGATGGCGGGCGCCGGCCGCGGGGCCGGCACACGGCCACCACGCAGGAGGACATCATGGACTCGAATCACCGGACCTCGTTCGACCCGACCGAACTCGACACCGACGAGGTCGACACCGACGATCTCGATACGACGGTACATCTCGACATCGAGACCGGAAGGATCACGTTTCACGCGGCATGGGCCCTGGCGCCCGATGCGCGGCCCGATACCGCGCGGCACTCGGTCGTGCTCGCGCTCGACTGCGACACGATGGAGCGCTACGCGGATCTCGACGACGGCGCGCGGATGCGCGTGCACGCGATGCTGCACGATGCCGTGCAGGCCACGCTCGACACGCTGCCCGACGTCACCGAGGACCTGACGCTGACGGTCGAGCTGACCGACGCGATGCTCGACGCGGCGCGTCATCTGCAGTGAGCCGGTCGAGTCTGCCGCGGCCCGCGCATGGGTGCGGTGTCGGATGCCGGCGCGCGGCGGCTGCCGCGGGCAGTCGCGTTACATCACATTGAAATCTTTGCAGACGCGGCACCGCACGGCGTGACGTCGGCCGTCGCGTGTCACGCGGCGGTTCACGCGCGTGACGCCGTTCGGCGATTGCGGGTCGCGCCCCATGGATGCGAGGGGCGCATGCGGTGCCATTCGCATGCGCGGCACGCCGATTGCTGCGCGACGGGCACGGCACGATCGGTGCCGCGACATCACAGGGAGCGCTCCATGACCGGAAAGCTGGACCATTGCAAGGTGGCGATACTCGCGGTCGACGGCTTCGAGGAAGCCGAGCTCGTCGAACCGCAGCGCGCGCTCAGGGCCGAAGGCGCGCAGGTCGACGTGATTTCGCAGAAGCGCGGCGAGATCCAGGGATTCAGGCACGTCGACAAGGGCGATCGCGTGAAGGTCGATCACACATTCGACGATGCGCGCGAAGGCGACTACGACGCGGTCGTGCTGCCCGGTGGCGTCGTCAACGGCGATGCGATCCGGATGGTGACGGCCGCGCGCGAATTCGTGACAGCGGCCGTCGGCGCGGGCAAGCCGATCGCCGCGATCTGTCACGGCGGCTGGCTGCTCGTGTCGTCGGGGCTGGTGGACGGCCGCACGATGACGAGCTGGCCGAGCCTGCAGGACGACATCCGCAACGCGGGCGGCAAGTGGGTCGACCAGGAGGTCGTGCGCGACGGAAACCTGATCACGAGCCGCAAGCCTGCCGACCTGCCCGCGTTCAACGGCGCGCTGGTGCAATGCCTCGCGTCGCGGGGGGCCTGAGCGATGCCGGCCGATTCGGTCCGCCATGTGACGCTGACCGACGCGCCGCCCGAGTTCGACGGCGCGGCGCTGCAGATGCGCTTCCTCGTCGAGGTGGACGGGAAGCCGCTTACGTGCGCGATCACGGTGGAAGCGCTCGAGGATCATTTCGGCGCGCGCTCGGCGCTCGAAGCCGAGCTCCGCGACGCATTCGAGCGCGGCCGTGCGCGCATCGAGGCCGCATGCGAGGAAGTGCTCGCGGACGGCAAGGGCGGCGTGGAACTGCACAGCGGCTATTTCCGCGTGCGCGACAAGGCGGCCGGTAAAACGGCGCGGGCCGGGCTGTTCCGTTCGAGGAAGTCGTGATCCGCCGGGCTGCGAGTTGCCGACGCGGGCGGGCTGGCGAACCGATCGCGTGCGCGCTTACACGCCGTTGAAAACTTTGCAGCGGCCATCACGCGCTTCGCGGTGACACATCGCGTCGCGCGCCCGTGGCACGCGGGGCGCCCGCGTCCCACCATCTGGCACGCTCCCTGCATGCTTCTCTCGTCGCCGGCGCACGTTTCGCGCCGCGCGTCGCCGCGATGCCGCCGCCGCATCGTGCATCGCCGTCAACGGGGAAAGAGCATGCTGACCGCCCATGAATTCGCCGCGCTGTTCCTGGTGCATCGCGCACCGGAACAGATCCAGACCGACCGCGACGACATCGTCGCCCTGATCGAACGACAGTTGATCGTGATGCGACAGGACGCGTCGGGCACGAGCCGCCCCGCGCTGACCGCCGACGGGTTGACGGTCGTCCGGTGCGTGCAGCGGCACGACGGCCGCGACTTCGGCGGCCACGACGCGTGATTCCCGACGCGTGACGCGCGCGCATGGACGCTGCGCGGCTCAGCGCGCGATCGCGACCGCCGCGTTGACCTGCACGACCGGTGTGTCGCCGTCGAACGGCGGCGCGAACAGGAAGCGGTCGATCACGCCGGCTTCGAACAGCAGGCAGCAGGTCGAGCCGCCGTACTGGAAATAGCCGATCTCGTCGCCCTTGTCGACGCGTTGCCCCGGCACGACTTCGACGATGCAGGACGAAACGTCGCCCATCCCGACGAACACGGCCGCGACGGTGCCGATCCCCGGATCGTCGCAGTCGATCGCGACGATCGCGCGCGCGGCGACGGCGGTGATGTAGCCCTGCGAGTCGTTGAGGCCGGCCGGGTCCGGGCCTTCCGCTTCGGCGACCGAGTAGTAGGCGCCGTCGACGCGGTACGCTTGCGTGACGGTGCCGCGCACCGGTGCATGCCAGCGGTGATAGTTGTACGCGCTCAGATATGCCTGGTACAGATCGCCGCCGACGAACCGTTCCGCGAGCGGCAGCCGTGCGGGCGTGAAGATGTCGCGCAGCGAATAAGGCTGGCCCTTGACCCAGAACGTGTCGCGGATCTTCACGTTCGCTGCGGTGTGATACGGCGCGGCCTCGCACGCGCTGACGATCACGCGCGCATCGTCCGGCGCCGCGACCGGCCGTGCGCCCGCGCGAAAGCGTCGCGTGAAGAAGTCGTTCCAAGAGTCGAAGCCCCAGTGGGGCTGGTCCTCGCGATACTGGAACTGCGACAGGCCGAGGCGCTTGCGCGCTTCGTCGCAGAACCACCCGTCGGGCGGCGACGTGTCGAGATGCGCGCGCGAATGCGGGCCGCCGAGAAAGTCGCACCACACGTTCAGCACCTGCTTCAGGTGCGCGTTGACCGCAGCGTCGCGAAATACAGCGTGACCCGACGGCATGCACATCGGCCAGTCGAGGAACGCGTTCAACGGGCACACGATCAGGCTCGTTTCGCTGAACGGCGGCGTATAGGTCATCAGGTGATCGATCACCGTCATCAGTTCGCCGATCGATGCGTAGCCTAGCGTGTGGCCTGCGTCGCGTGCCTCGTCGATCGCGCGGGTAAGGCTCATGCGCAGCACCGCGTCGTCGTCGAACAGTCGCGCGAGTGCCTGCACGGCCGGCGTGCGCAGTCGTTCGCCGGCATGCGCGCGCGCGTCGTTCGCGATTGCTTCGCGGTACGTGGCCATGTGCGATTCCTCGCGGGCCATCCATTCACCGAGACGATGGCGCGTAGCGGGCGACGTGCTGGGATCGGTCGGCATGCTCACCTCCGGCAGGAATTGCGATACGAACGCACGTAGCAATGTGCTTGCCCGGTGCACGGCATCCAAATTGCTGCACTCGGGCGACGGATGCTTTCCCTGACTCAGGAGAGGACACATGAACGCAGCTTCGAATGTGCGACAGACGAACGATGCGGCATCGACCGACGAGCGCCGCAGCGGCGAACAGCGGACCGTGGCGCCGACCCGCACGCGGGTACGCGTGCGGGCGAGGACGTCACGTGACGGTGCACGGCGGTCCGAACGCGGCGGCGGAAACGGGCCGGTGGCGCCGAGCGGCCGTCACGAGACCGGCGAGCCGCATTGGGAGGATGACGGCGGCGAGATGCCGCCGGAAGAGTGGTCGTGACGGTGTGCGCTCATGGCTGGCCCGCCGGCCGCTCCGGCCGATAGCGATCGACAAGCGCGGGATCGGTCGAATCGTCGTCGCGGAGGGCCGCACGCGTTGTCCTTCGGCGCGCCCTCTAGAGAGAGGCCAGAAAGGTCCGTGCGTCGCGTCAATCAGACGTGTCCGAAAATTCGAATTTGTGGTTTTCCGTCAACAGCTTGGCAATTGTTGACGGTTACCTTTCATGGTTTCCGTAAGCTCTCGTCCAATAACCAACGAATGGACGCGGGCCGCGTCGGCGAGAATGAACAAGAATACGCATCGCCTGGTGTATTCCAGGCTTCGGGGTATGGTGGTCGCTGTCGCGGAGACAGTGACGGCTGACGGGAAATCGGCAACCGGCGAAGCACGTGCGCGTCGTCGATCATCGACGTCTGGCGCTCGAGTTGTTGTGGCGAGCGTCGCCGCGCTCGGCCTGCTGCCCACCCTGTCCGGTGCGCAGATCGTCCCGACGCCGGGCACCAGCACGCAGGTCATCCAGACGCCGAACGGCTTACCGCAAGTCAACGTGGCACGTCCCTCTAGCGCGGGTGTATCGGTCAATACCTACAACCAGTTCGACGTACAACGCGCTGGCGCGATCCTGAACAACTCGGCCACGATGGTTCGGACGCAGCAGGCGGGGTGGATCAACGGCAACCCGAACTACGGCGCCGGACAGGCCGCGCGGATCATCGTCAACCAGGTCAACAGTCCGAACCCCTCTCAAATTCGCGGCGCGGTGGAGATCGCTGGCGCCCGCGCGGAACTTGTCCTGGCTAACCCGTCCGGGATTTTCGTTGACGGTGGAACGTTCCTGAATACCAGTCGCGCGACCTTGACGACCGGCGTGCCGTACTACGGCGCCGATGGTTCGCTCGTCGGGTACAACGTCAACCGCGGACTCGTGACCGTCTCGGGCGCCGGCTTGAACGCAACCGGTACCGATCAGGTGGACCTTATCGCCCGAGCGGTACAAGCCAATTCCGCCATCTATGCGAAAAACCTGAACGTGATCGCAGGCGCGGCTCAGGTCAATCACGACACGCTTGCCGCGACACCGATTGCCGGCGACGGCCCAGCCCCGGCGGTCGCGATCGACGTGAGCCAGTTGGGCGGCATGTATGCCAACAGGATCGTCCTCGCATCGAACGAATTTGGTGTGGGGGTCGCCAACGCCGGGACAATCGCGGCGCAGGCAGGCGACCTGACGCTGCAGTCGAACGGCCGGCTC is drawn from Burkholderia diffusa and contains these coding sequences:
- a CDS encoding cation:proton antiporter, translating into MHETLWYLIIGAVLMGMGVATSALRHLPCSSAMIYLALGVALGPSGAGLLHLDIERDAPLLREIVEVALLVSLFAIGLRLRVPLSDKLWLVPCRLGLLAMIVTVPLLAGCAVLTLGLGWGPALLLAAILAPTDPVLAHDVQVHDPGDRDLVRFALSGEGGLNDGIALPFALAGLALCGASDTPHARPALTGAFALTALWGIAGAAAIGGALGAAAIKAIGWLRARHAQALGFEGFFALALIVLSFGAAQLANTFGFIATFAAGVAMRRVEHRASGDRRPREVIGRIDSEDVAATEQHPEKVHAFMTESVLDFTIELERIAEALIMTMIGSVLATLSAPLMTWGAIGLAVVLFVAVRPLAVLLTLTGSRATHAQRRLMAWFGIRGIGSFYYLLFALEHGPSSAVRPLAAPVLAVVSASVIAHGVSATPLMDWYYRLQQHRR
- a CDS encoding DUF1488 domain-containing protein, whose amino-acid sequence is MPADSVRHVTLTDAPPEFDGAALQMRFLVEVDGKPLTCAITVEALEDHFGARSALEAELRDAFERGRARIEAACEEVLADGKGGVELHSGYFRVRDKAAGKTARAGLFRSRKS
- a CDS encoding type 1 glutamine amidotransferase domain-containing protein, whose protein sequence is MTGKLDHCKVAILAVDGFEEAELVEPQRALRAEGAQVDVISQKRGEIQGFRHVDKGDRVKVDHTFDDAREGDYDAVVLPGGVVNGDAIRMVTAAREFVTAAVGAGKPIAAICHGGWLLVSSGLVDGRTMTSWPSLQDDIRNAGGKWVDQEVVRDGNLITSRKPADLPAFNGALVQCLASRGA
- the ligD gene encoding DNA ligase D; the encoded protein is MPGKLDPYRRKRHFGATPEPEGAHGRRRAKADAKPSARTRAGHPLRFVIQEHHARRLHYDFRLELDGTLKSWAVPKGPSFDPSVKRLAVHVEDHPLEYASFEGEIPAGHYGAGSVVVWDEGTWTPDGGLAQARDGYRAGKLTFRLDGEKLHGGWALVRSGRQQGRQEQWLLIKERDDDARAADEFDVVGERPGSVHDGAAPRGRGDKAKKRDARGARHDDGDRGRDRDDRDGPPADPSAIEGAVRAPLPERVAPQLATLVDAPPAHGDWRYELKFDGYRILARISGKGTRRHVKLTTREGRDWTAKLRAQRDALAALAVDGAWLDGEAVVLGANGLPDFQALQNALGAGRSDTVTLFVFDLPYLDGHDLRDAPLTARRALLEPLLADSDPARLRFSPDLGDDVASLIASACDTGLEGLIGKRADSRYRAGRSPAWIKLKCRRRQEFVIGGYTEPSGSRHGFGALLLGVHEPAAAGKRRRGPTPLRYVGRVGTGFDTRMLDRLAPILRKHERDTTPFDPPPRERSRTRVHWIEPTLVAECEFAEWTGDGIVRQAAFIALREDKPAEQIVREVPKHTETEVAMDRRQAAHDKPRAEHASHAAHDANGREHHARSRVSTRTAGNDDTGPDRLGRVRITHPERVLDPGSGTRKIDLARYWQWVAPWLLPDLKGRPVSLVRAPGDIAGELFFQKHAERREIPFVTQHAGLDPGHGPLLSLDSVDALLGAAQMGTIELHTWNAHASNIERPDRIVFDLDPDPALPWSAMIEAAQLVRGLLDELGLASFCKTSGGKGLHVVVPITRHLGWDDVKEFSRAVAQHVAAALPDRFTATMGPRHRRGKIFIDYLRNGRGASTIAAYSARARPGMGVSVPLRWDEVSGTTGGAQWTIDTLHERLDRLERDPWEGYDDTRQRITAQMRARLDAS
- a CDS encoding DUF3022 domain-containing protein, which gives rise to MDSNHRTSFDPTELDTDEVDTDDLDTTVHLDIETGRITFHAAWALAPDARPDTARHSVVLALDCDTMERYADLDDGARMRVHAMLHDAVQATLDTLPDVTEDLTLTVELTDAMLDAARHLQ
- a CDS encoding phosphatidylserine decarboxylase family protein; protein product: MPTDPSTSPATRHRLGEWMAREESHMATYREAIANDARAHAGERLRTPAVQALARLFDDDAVLRMSLTRAIDEARDAGHTLGYASIGELMTVIDHLMTYTPPFSETSLIVCPLNAFLDWPMCMPSGHAVFRDAAVNAHLKQVLNVWCDFLGGPHSRAHLDTSPPDGWFCDEARKRLGLSQFQYREDQPHWGFDSWNDFFTRRFRAGARPVAAPDDARVIVSACEAAPYHTAANVKIRDTFWVKGQPYSLRDIFTPARLPLAERFVGGDLYQAYLSAYNYHRWHAPVRGTVTQAYRVDGAYYSVAEAEGPDPAGLNDSQGYITAVAARAIVAIDCDDPGIGTVAAVFVGMGDVSSCIVEVVPGQRVDKGDEIGYFQYGGSTCCLLFEAGVIDRFLFAPPFDGDTPVVQVNAAVAIAR
- a CDS encoding DUF3175 domain-containing protein; translated protein: MPSASASASRAHGKRVTRRPGRARSNDPHHRKRWSADVMRKSDALDIEPETFKSDDPGEIAASLKRSAERSRRRKAPPFQSAMSMLNFYLNRAGRNLPKTRRATLERAKRKLREAFGRKP